The DNA window TTCGCTGGAGCGTTCGCAGATGCGTCACGGCATCCTGTACCGTACCGTCGTCGCGCCGGAGCGGGTAGTCGATAGTTTGTTTGTCGTCGGTATAGCCGCGCACGATGGCGAGGTACGTTTTATCAACCTGCCCGTTCATAAACTGCTGCTGCATCTGCGCATTCATCGTGTCGCTGAGCGCGAACAGCAGCACCCCACCCGTTTTACGGTCGAGCCGATGCACGGGGTATACGCGCTGCCCAAGCTGATCGCGCAGCAACTGCACGGCAAATTCACTGGCATCGCTGGCAATGGGCGACCGGTGCACCAGCAAACCGTGCGGCTTGTTGATGGCCACTAATTCGTCGGACTGGTACAAAATAGGCAATAAATCGGGCATCAGGACTGTGGGTAGCCGGGCGTGGCTTTTACGTCGTCGATCTGTTTGCGGTGCCGCTCCCCGTGCGACGCAATCAGCAGCAGTGCCTGATACAGATCCAGCCGACCCAGTATAAAATGGTCGAAATAGTGCGTGCGCAGGTCGCCCTCGGCTGTTTGGGCAAAGTCAGTATCAGCAGTGCGAACCTGATCGAACAAGGCCACTGTCGCACTTGTATCGCCATATTTGCCAGTCGGTACAAAAGGCTCGGGAGCCGCCAATAGTCGGCTCCGCCCACGGGTTGCTCTGACCAAATCAACATCCGACACCTTTATTTCGCTGCGTTTTTCTGGCTTGGCAGGCAAACTCATACCATACTGAATGGCCCGAAAAATACCCCGCTCAACTAGCACAATGTGCTCGACGCACTCGGCAATCGACCAGCGGTCAGCATTGGGTTTAAACGTCAGTTGCGCGTCGGTCAGCCCATCGACAGCTTCGTGCAGCAGTTGCTGCGTCGTTTGTAGGGCGGTTACGATATAGTCACGCTCGGCCGGTGTGACGGGGCCAGTTACGGGGGTCGATGATAAATTTTCCATGATCGGCTAAGGTTTTAGACAAACATACGACAGGATTTTTTTGGACAGGATTTCAGCCAGGCCGCCGGACGGATTAACAGGCTTTCAGAGATAACAACCGGAGGATACAGCTTCGGGTGGGCTACCGGTGTACCACTGCGACAAATTACACGTCCGACACTACGGCAGCAAAATCCGCGTTCCAGTAATATCCTCAATCCGCGACGGCGGCCCGACTGTAATCATGTCAAACCAAACCTGTGTACATTTACAAATCAGGCTCATATCTAATTCATTTCGCCTTTTGCACCAATGAACGAACACAGTAAAGCGTTTCTGTACCAGTATCTGAACAACGCGTCGCCGACCGGTTTTGAATCGTCGGGGCAACAGATCTGGCTCGACTACATCAAACCCTACACCGACAGCTATATCGTTGATACCTACGGCACGGCAGTCGGCGTCATCAATCCCGATCAACCCTATAAAGTCGTTATCGAAGCCCACTCCGACGAGATTTCGTGGTTCGTCAACTACATCTCCGACGACGGCTACCTGTTCGTCCGGCGCAACGGCGGCTCCGACGCGCTGATTGCCCCCTCGATGCGGGTAAATCTGCATACGAAGAAGGGCGTCGTTGAAGGTGTATTCGGCTGGCCGGCTATCCACGTCCGCGACCTGACCAAAGACACCGCCCCCAAAGTAACCGATCTGTTTATCGACGTGGGCGCGGCTACGAAAGAGGAAGTCGCGGAAATGGGTATTCACGTCGGCACCGTCTGCACGTTTGTCGACGGGCTGATGGAAATGAACAACCGGTACTACGTCGGCCGGGCGCTCGACAACCGCATGGGCGGGTTTATGATCGCGGAAGTGGCCCGGCTGCTGAAAGAAAACAACGTTACGCTGCCGTTCACGCTATACGTCGTCAACGCGGTGCAGGAAGAAATCGGCCTGCGTGGAGCCGAGATGATTGCCCGGCGGCTCCGCCCAGACCTCGCTATTTGTACCGACGTGACGCACGATACGCAGTCGCCGAAGTACGACAAAAAAGAGCAGGGCGACCTGAAATGTGGTGCCGGACCAGTGCTGTGCTACGGCCCCGCCGTGCAGAACAACGTCCTCGATATGCTGATCGACGTAGCGACGGATAAAGAGATTGCGTTCCAGCGGCAGGCCGTCAGCCGGTCGACCGGTACAGACACTGACGCATTCGCCTATGCCACTGAAGGTATTGCCTCCGCCCTGATTTCGCTACCTCTCAAGTATATGCACACGACCGTCGAAACCGTTCATATGGAAGACGTGCAGAACGTAATCAAGCTGATGTACGAGACACTGCTGACGCTGAAAGGCAACGAAGACTTCCGGTATATCAAATGAGTTTAACGTTTATGCCGGGCCGCCGGGCGGTTCAATGTTTAGAGTTGCTCAAGCACCAACACTAGTTTGCCAGCCTTAAACGTTGAACCGCCCGGCGGCCCGGCACAAACGTTAAACCCAACCCTAAACGCTTTATTTTCAACCAAAAAACCCAAAACCGAAACGCTTATGACACTCAATCGACGCTTATTTCTGCAACAGGCGGGTATGCTAACGGCTGGTGCGGCTCTGCTGCCCGACGCGCTTCAGGCGGCTCCCAACACGCCAAAGCCCGGCCTGCAACTGTATTCACTCCGCGATGATATGGAAAAGGACGCGCGTGGCACGCTGAAGAAAATAGCGGCTATGGGCTACAAGGAAATCGAGTCGTATCCGGGCAGCAAAGGGTTTCTGTGGGGCATGTCGCCGTCCGAGTTTAAATCCTACCTGAACAGCCTGGGCCTGACGCCGATCAGCACGCATACGGGTATAGAACCCGACATGGAGAAATACATGAACGAAGCCGCTGAAGCCGGTTTCAAGTATTTCACGGTGTCTTCAATCCCGAAGGAGATGCGCGAAAACATGGGCGGTTTCCGTAAGGTTGCCGACGAGTTCAACAAGTACGGCGAACTGGCGCAGAAGTCGAACCTCATGTTCGGTTACCACAACCACGATTACCCGTTCACCGAAATGGACGGTATGGTTCCGTTCGACACGCTGGCTCGCGGCACCGACCCCAAGCTGGTCACGTTCGAACTCGATATTTTTTGGGTGATAGCCGCCGACAAAGACCCGGTGACGTACTTCAACAAATACCCCGGTCGGTTTACGATGGCCCACATCAAAGACCGCGATCCCAAAGACCACAAAGTATCGACGGTATTGGGCAAGGGCGATCTGAAAATGACCCCGATCCTGGGTGCAGCCCAGCGCGCCGGCGTCAAACACTTCTTCGTTGAGGTAGAAGAATACGGTTCGCAAACGCCCCTCGAAAGCGTTCGTGCTTCAATGGCCGGCGTGAGGAAGTTGGTATTCTGAGTTTGCCGCTTTCCCTCACCCCAACCGACACGTCGGACCGCCCCTCTCCCAAAACGGGAGAGGGGCTTTTTTTTACAGACTGCTTTCTAGCTTCTGGTTTGTGAGCGGTGGGACTATCGTATGGCTGCACCCCCTCTCCTGTTTTAGGAGAGGGGGCAGGGGGGTGAGGTTATTTTCCCTCCAGCAACGCCAGCGCTTCCTGGTTGCCCTGCTGGACGGCGAGGTCCCGGACGCTGAGGCCGCGCGAGTCGCGGATTGAAGTGTCGGCGCCGTTGTCGAGCAGGAGCTTGACGAGGTTGTTGCGGCCGAAGATCGTGGCAAACATCAATGCCGTTCCGTTGTTGCCGTTCAATAGGTTGAGGTCGGCCCCCTTGTCGATGAGCAGCTGCGCAACCTCGGCGTAGCCTTTAAAACTGACGCCCATCAGGGCCGAATTGCCACTACCGTCCTGCTTGTTGACGTCGGCACCAGCCGCAATCAGGGCTTTGGCCGCGTCGATGTGGTTGTCGTAAGCAGCAATGACCAGCGGTGTAAACCCACGGCCATCGGTAGCGTTGACGTCGACGCCTTCGGCAAGTAGCTGGTTGATCTGCGTTACGTCGCCTTTCCGGGCGGCATCAATCAATAGATCTTCGGGGCGGGCAGAATAAAAAGACATAGGTGAATGGAGTTTATTGACAAAAACTATCCCGCAGCTACAACCAAGTAACTGCGGGATAGTTCACTTCATCTCTGTCTGGTCCGGTTAATACGGCTGAGCCGAGTGAGCCATTTCTTCGGCTTCTTCGGGAGTCGATTTTTCGTTGGCGTTTCTGGCCCTGTCGAGCCCGTCGCGCACCCGCCGACCGTAGTCCTCGTCGCACTGCGTAAACAGCTCGACCATTTTGTCCTGAATATGCTGCTCCGCGCCAGCGATCGTGCTGACCAGGTTATTGATCAGGTCGTCGCGCTCCCAGTCCTCATGCAGTCGGTAGCGTTCGCCCGCCTGCTTGAAATTGTTGGTCCGGTCGATTGGCTGACGAACCAGATTACCGGCAATATATGGCTGGTGCTCAGCATACTTTTTCGGTGCTTCCTTGAGCCCGTTCATCGACGACGGTTCGTAGTTGACGTGCTTGTTCTGACCCGGTGCCGTATCGACGCGGTAGGCCATCTGCCCGTCGCGCTGATTCGTGGCAACGTGCTTCCGGGGCGCGTTGATCGGCAGTTGCAGGTAGTTGGTACCGACGCGGTAACGCTGCGTGTCCGAGTACGAGAACGTCCGGCCCTGTAGCATCTTGTCGTCCGAGAAGTCGAGCCCATCGACCAGCACACCCGTGCCAAATGCTACCTGCTCTACTTCATGGAAGTAGTTCTCAGGGTTTTTGTTGAGCGTCATCACCCCAACCGGCAACCAGGGGAACTGATCTTCGGGCCATAGCTTGGTATCGTCGAGCGGGTCGAAATCCAGTTCGGGATGCTCATCGTCGCTCATGATCTGCACCAGCAACTCCCACTGCGGGAAATTACCGGCTTCGATAGCGTCGTACAGGTCCTGCGTGGCGTGGTTGAAGTTCTTCGCCTGAATTTTTTCGGCTTCCGGTTGCGTCAGGTTCTTGATACCCTGTTTCGGCTCCCAGTGGTATTTCACCAGCACACCCTCTCCCGCTTCGTTAACCCATTTGTACGTATTCACGCCCGAACCCTGCATCTGCCGGTAGTTGGCCGGAATACCCCAGGGCGAAAACAGGAACGTAATCATATGCAGGGCTTCCGGCGTATTGCTGATAAAATCAAAAATACGGTGGCCGTCCTGCCGGTTGGTAATTGGGTCGGGTTTAAACGCGTGAACCAGGTCCGGGAACTTCATAGCGTCACGGATAAAGAACACCTTCAGGTTGTTGCCAACAAGGTCCCAGTTGCCATCTTCGGTATAAAACTTTACCGCAAAACCACGCGGGTCACGCAGCGTTTCGGGCGAGTGCCCGCCGTGAATCACCGACGAAAACCGGACAAACACAGGCGTTTGCTTTCCTTTCTCCTGAAAGAGTTTCGCCCGCGTATAATTGCTGATCGGTTCATCGCCTACCGTACCGTATGCTTCAAACACACCGTGCGCACCGGCACCGCGCGCGTGTACGACACGTTCGGGTATGCGCTCCCGGTCGAAATGGCTTATTTTTTCAAGGAACGGATAGTTTTCCAGCGTCGTGGGCCCACGACTACCTACCGTTCTGACGTTCTGATTGTGCGTTAATGGATGTCCCTGACGGGTCGTTAAGGTCTGGTCTACGGGCTTGTCCTGCGGTTTCAGGCCAGTATCGCCGTATTTTGGTTCGGTCGAGTTGCCGTTTTGCGAGTTTTCCATAATCACTATAGATAAAGTAGTATAAATTTCAACGGGTTAGTACCGCTAATGGTTTTAAAAAAATGCGCCGGGTTTGGGCCCGGCGCATTGCTGAAAACTAAAACCCGTAAATCGACTATGCTGCTACTGCTTCCTGCACCCTGGCGGGCGTGACCGTAATCACGACCGACTTCGACGTAGGCGTATTGCTTCGCTCAGCAACTTCGTCAATTGGAATCAGTACGTTGGTTTCGGGATAATACGTCGCTACGCAGCCCCGCGGTATGTTGTACGGAACAATCAGAAACTTGTGCGCCGTGCGGACCTTACCGTAGTACGTACTGTGCAGATCAACCAATTGCTGATCGTACAGACCGAGGTTAGCGATATCGTCTTTGTGCATGAAAATCACCCGCCGTTCGCCGTAGACCCCCGATACCGGTCGTCGTACCCGTAAATCGTCGTGTTGAACTGATCGTGCGACCGGATCGACATCATCATCAGTTCGCCCGGTTGCAGCGTGTACGTGTCGGGCGCGTTGACCGTGAAATGGGCTTTGCCATCGCTGGTTTTGAATTCCCGAACGCGGGGACCGTTTGGCAGGTAAAACCCACCCGGCACGCGTATCCGCTCGTTGTACTTGTCGAAACCCGGCACCACCTTCTCGATACCGTCGCGGATAAGATCGTAGTTGCCGACAAATGCATCCCAAAACTCGGCTGTCGTCACGTTATGTGGCAGCGGGGGCAGATTCCGCCGGGCGTGCGAACCGGTGTTCCCCAGCGTCGCCTTCGCCATTTCGCCGATGATTGCTACTTCGCTTTTCAGGTCTTTCGACACCGCATCGACCACACCATGCGATTGCGCTACTACACCCGTCGTGCTTTCGCAACTGATAAACTGCTCGCCCGTGGCCTGATTGTCGTGGTCAGTACGGCCCAGGCAGGGCAGAATAAGGGCCGTTTCGCCGTGGATCAGGTGCGACCGATTGATCTTGGTCGACACATGCACGGTCAGTTTCAGCTTACGCATGGCTTCGGCAGCATAGTTCGTGTCCGACACGGCGAGGGCAAAGTTGCCACCCAACCCGAAGAAGGTTTTGACCTTCCCGTCGTGCATCGCCTTCACCGACTTCACCACGTCGAATCCGTTGTGGCGGGGTGGCTCGAAGTTGTAGGTTTTCTGGAGCGCATCGAGGAATTCCGGCTTGGGTTTCTCCCACACGCCCACCGTCCGGTCGCCCTGCACGTTGGAGTGGCCGCGAATCGGGCTGGCCCCGCCCCCTTCGATACCGATACTTCCTTTCAGCAGCAACAGATTCACCACTTCATTGAGCGTATCAACCGAATTGCGGTGCTGCGTCAGGCCCATCGCCCAGCAGATGATGAATTTGCGGGTGTTGCGGAACATACCGACCGCTTCGCGAATCTGCTCCAGCGGCACCCCGCACTGCGCTGCCATCTCGTTCAGGCTAAACTGCGACAGGCTCTTTTTGAACGACTCGAAACCCGACGTGTATTGCTCGATAAAGTCGCGGTCGAGCACTTGCCCCGGCGTTTTCTCCTCCTCTTCGAGCAGAATTATGCACATCGCTTTCAGCAGGGCCATGTCGGAATTGATCCGCACCTGCAAATACAGATCCGTCAGCTTCTCACCACCAAACAGCACGTCGCGCGGACTCTGCGGATTCTTGAATTTGATCAGCCCGATTTCGTGAATGGGGTTGACGGAAATGATCTTAGCCCCGTTTTGCTTGGCTTCTTCCAGCACCGTCAGCATCCGGGGCGAGTTGGTACCGGGGTTCTGCCCCATAATCATAATCACGTCGGCTTTGGCGTAGTCTTCGTACGTCACCGACGCCTTACCCAGTCCCAGCGTATCGGCGAGGGCTACACTGGTCGATTCGTGGCACATGTTCGAGCAGTCGGGCATGTTGTTGGTGCCAAACATCCTGACGAACAACTGGTACAGAAACGCCGACTCGTTGCTGGCCCGACCCGACGTGTAGAACACCGCTTCGTCGGGCGAATCGAGTTCGTTGAGGTTATCGGCGATGGTCGAGAACGCTTCATCCCAGCTAATGGCTTTGTAATGTTGCTCGCCCGGTTTCAGCAACATCGGCTGCGTGATGCGCCCCTGCTGACTAAGCCAGAAGTCCGGTTTTTGCAGCAGCTCATCGACCGTGTACCGCTGAAACAACACGGGCGATGCCGTGTGGTTGGTCATGATCTCGTCGGCCACGGCTTTCGCGCCACTCTCGCAGTACTCCGCAATGGGCGAGCGGTGATGGTCGGGGTCGGGCCAGGCGCAGGACGGGCAGTCGAAGCCGTCTTTCTGGTTGAGTTTGAGCAGGGATTTCGACCCCCGGACAAGTCCCGTGCCCTCAAACGTGTGTTTAACCGACTGAATAACGGCCGTTATACCGGCGGCATCGTCAAACGGGTCTTTGACGACCAGATTGCCGGTAATTTCTTCCGGCGGGGTGTTCGTATTCATGTTTACCAGATAGGGTTTTCAGGAAGCGACCAGCCCCGCACGGATCGAGTGCTGGTGCGCTTCTTCACTGTGAGTAAAGTAACAGCATGGTACGCCAGCCGCTTCGATTTGCCCGATCAGGGCTTCGGTTGCCGCCCGGTTCGCGGGTTTGATCCGACGTATGTATACACAACTAATTTGGTGACAAAACTGCTGTACCACCGACGAATAAATTACGGGGTCCTGCTGCGAATCGTCGCCCAGCAGAATAAAGCGCATATCGGGGTACGTCTCCAGTATACGTTTGATCCGGTCGAACTTGGTGTGGTGTTTCGTTTTGCCCGTCTGGAGGAGTTGGTGAAACTGCTTGAGCTTACTCAGCAGGTACACGCCATCGGGCAGGCCGTTCTGCTCCGAAAACTCCAGAATGTAATCGTACAGGTTCCATTCACTGCTCGACACGTAGAAAAACGGGTTGGTTGCCGGGCCGCTGTCGGCCTGCGCCAGCAACTGATAATGAGCGACCACCCCGTCGAATGGGTCGCGGCTGTGTGCGTTTTCGGTCAGCAACACCAGCAGCCGTTTGGCAATGGTTGCGGAGTGCGACACCAGAAATGTATCGTCGATATCGGAGATGCAGGCGAAGGTTGTAGGGGCCGGGATCAGGACTTTTCCTTCGCCGGTGCCCAGTACCGTTTCCGTCGGCAGCGTCTGCGACAGCAGTTCCGCCCGGACGGGATGCCAGCCGGGCGAAAGCGGGGCAGGCAGGGGTAAATCGCACTGAAAAAACCCGTTTTCATCGGCAAAAACTTCGGCCGTCTGACCGGCGCAGCTGAGTCGGACACGGGTATTGGGGTACGGCTTTACCAGAAATAAGCGCATGACCGCCAGCAGGTTAATCAGCTTATTGTCGCGGTAGTTTGTTCTGGGCAGCGCGCTCCGTCGCAGCACATGACCGTTAATACTCAGTACTTTATCATTGCCGTATCCCCGATATACCTTTACCAGTGGCTGGTTGCTTAGCCGAAGCCATGTTAACAAACGGTGAGCAATCAGGCTTTTTGGGCCTTTGTTTTGTTTAGAGATCATTGTCGGCGATAAGGCATTCGGCCTTCCTGGTCGATAGCCATTGACTATAACCCGTAAACACCACGTAAGTTGCTGTTTTTATTCGCGATCAATCCTGCTTCGGGCGGCAAAGGCAAAAACGACTGGGAGGTTGCCATCCATAACTTTTTTGCCAACAATACGCACAGCACCGAACTGTTTCACCTCGACGGCAAAACCGACGATACTGAACTACCCAGGAAAATACGGGAGGTCAATCCCGACTGCGTAGTGGCCGTTGGGGGCGACGGTACCATCAAATCCGTCGCCGAACACCTTGTCGATACGGGTGTCCCACTAGGCGTGCTACCCGCCGGATCGGCAAATGGCATGGCTCGCGAACTAAACATCCCGCAGGACATCGACGGTAGCCTGAACCTGCTGGTCGACGGACAAAACCGCCCCGTCGACTGCATCGACGTCAACGGTGAACTGTGTATTCACCTGAGCGATGTGGGTCTGAACGCGCAACTGGTGCGGTATTACCAGCGCAACAACCTGCGGGGTAAGCTGGGGTATTTGCGAAGCGTTATGCAGGTGTTGAAAAAACGACGATTATTGCGGGTCGAAATCAACCTCGACGATCAATGCGTGCAGCGGGCCGCCTTTATGATCGTACTGGCCAACGCCCGGATGTATGGAACGGGGGCTGTCATCAACCCCGACGGTGACCCGTCCGACGGTAAGTTTGAGATCGTGGTGTTCCGGCGGCTTACCGTCTGGGAGATCGTCAAACTGTTTTGGCGGTACCAGCCGTTCGACAGCAAAAACATCGAAATTTTCCCGGCAACATCCATCAAAATCGCCACCCATCGGAAGGCTTACTTTCAGGTTGACGGGGAGTATCAAGGGCGCGTTACGGAGATCGACGCCAAAATTCGGCCCGGCGCGCTCATGATGCGGCTACCAGCTTAAGGCTATTTTTCAACACAGAGGCACGGAGGACACAGCGGGCTTCACAGCGGGATTGAGAGGTTGTTTATAGAGCTTTTGTCATCCCGACGGCAGGAGGGACCTTCGCTAACAGGCGGTTTTATTTGCTTTTAGCGAAGATTCCTCCTGCCGTCGGGATGACAAAAAGACACTCTTGACACGAACAACGCTTCCCCAAGCAACATACAAGGGGTAGACTGAGGGACAGCCACTAATGGGCTACAAAGTAACCTAACTGGCTAGCTGCTTGCCAGTTGCGCAAAATAGACGTATCATTGGTCACTCAGTCTAACACCGACTTTTATGAGGTATGTGAGTGTGCCCCTGCTCGCTATCGCTGTCCTGGCTTTGTCGGGACGCTGCACCAGACCGGTTGACGAACCGATCGTTACACCCCCGGCAGAACCCAGGGAGGTAAGTACGTTTGCGGGAAGTGGTAAGCTGGGCGACCGGGACGGGCAAGCCGACTCCGCGCAGTTCTGCTTTCCACAGGCACTGGCCTTTAGCCCAACCGGAACGCTCTACATCGCCGACAACACCAACGATCTGATCCGAGCGGTCGACGTAAATCAGGTGGTTACGACACTGGCCGGAGCCGGTTACGTTCGTTACCATCACGATCCAGTTAATGGACAGGGCCGGAAAGCGTCGTTCAACGGCCTGACTGACATTGCTTTCGGTGCAGATGGCAACTGCTATGCGGTCGAATATACCAGTCAGGTCCGCAAAATCACGCCCGATGGGCAGGTTAGTACGTTTACCGTTTTACCGCGTGGCTACGGCAATGGACTGACGTTTGATGCAAGCGGTAATTTGTATGTCAGTACCACTACCTGTCTGTATAAAATCAGTCCGGCGGGCAAGGTAAGCTTGTTCTCAGGTCAGCCGGGCGTTCCGCGTGGTTTCCGCGACGGTGATGCTGATTCAGCCCGGTTCGTCAATCCAGCGAGTCTGGCGTCCGATCAACGGGGTAATTTGTACGTTGCCGACATGAATCTGATCCGTAAAGTCGCGCCCGATGGTAGCGTCACTACGTTTGCCGGGTACGAAAAGGCAGTAGCCGACAAAGACGGTGTTGGCACGGCTGCGGGCTTCGGCTTTATCAATGGCCTGGCCATCGGCGCCTTGGGTGATTTATACGTCAGCACGTTCGACGCCATTCGCAAGGTAACGCCGGATGGGGTGGTCACTACCGTGGCGGGCGGTGTTAACTTAGGCTATCAGGATGGTTCGCTCGCGACGGCCCGGTTCAACCAACTCAATGGCATCGCGTTCGATAGAGCGGGGAACCTGTACGCAGCGGATCGATTTAACCGCGTCGTGCGTAAAATTGTACTCCGCTGATACCCTTATTTATTAACAGAAACGTCCGCGATCTGCGTCTTACAAGTCGGGAAAACTGAAGACAAACAGGCCAGGAATTACCGAAAACGGCACAGCATGCAGGAGAACACATTGCCTCCTACGCGCTGTGCCGTTTCCGGTGATTATCAGCTTTGCGTTCTCCGTGCCTCCGTGTTTAATTCTTTGTCGGTGGCGCGCTGACGCTGCTATTACTCTTGGCTTCTTTCCCTTTACCCGCTGTCGCCGACGATGATTTCTTCGACGGCCGGTCATAGATTGACCGGGTGTCGGGCTTCATCTGCTCACCGTTTGTGTGTACACCTTCACTTTTGACGCCATTGCTGGTTTTGCCCGCGTTGCCGCCCCCTTTCTTTGTTACGTCGTTGACTTGGTTTTTCGCTACCGAGCCGACATCCGCGTTCTTCTCGGCTTTTTTGCGGTCGTATTGCGCCTGTGCGCTGAAGGATACCGCCGTAAACAGCAGCACGCCCATTATCAGTTTCGTTTTCATTACGTCGACTCGTTGGTTTTACCTATCCAACCCGCTGTTCGACAAAACGGCTATTAAAATGGCGATAATTCAACCAACCGGAGCCTGTAGAACGACCTGCTCACCCACACGAATGCGTTGCGGTTCGGTGTAGATGTTGAATCGGTCATCGCGGACGAATCCAGCCAGCGTGATACCGGCTTCCTGCGCCATCTGCACGGCCAGACTCGACGGGGCACCCACCGCGCCCAGCAGGCCAATACTCGCTTTCCAGCTTTTCTGTACGAGTTCAACGCCAATACGGCCGCTCAGGAAAACACCGTGCGTGTGCAGTGGTAGCCAGCCCTGCCAGAAAGCCGCCCCAATCAATTTGTCGAGGGCGTTGTGCCGGCCGATGTCTTCGCGCACCAGCAGGATCGTACCGTCGGTGTCGAACAGTGCAGCAGCGTGAATACCACCCGTGTAGGCAAAGGCCCGTTGTGCATCGCGGACGCGATCGGGCAGGGCGTGCAGTATAGCCGCGTCGAGCAGCAGATCCGACTCGACCGGCCCGGCGGTTTCGGCCATCACCGCTTCGATAGTCGCCTTTCCGCACAGCCCGCAGCTCGACGACGTGAACGTGTTAC is part of the Spirosoma rhododendri genome and encodes:
- a CDS encoding NHL domain-containing protein is translated as MRYVSVPLLAIAVLALSGRCTRPVDEPIVTPPAEPREVSTFAGSGKLGDRDGQADSAQFCFPQALAFSPTGTLYIADNTNDLIRAVDVNQVVTTLAGAGYVRYHHDPVNGQGRKASFNGLTDIAFGADGNCYAVEYTSQVRKITPDGQVSTFTVLPRGYGNGLTFDASGNLYVSTTTCLYKISPAGKVSLFSGQPGVPRGFRDGDADSARFVNPASLASDQRGNLYVADMNLIRKVAPDGSVTTFAGYEKAVADKDGVGTAAGFGFINGLAIGALGDLYVSTFDAIRKVTPDGVVTTVAGGVNLGYQDGSLATARFNQLNGIAFDRAGNLYAADRFNRVVRKIVLR
- a CDS encoding diacylglycerol/lipid kinase family protein, whose translation is MLFLFAINPASGGKGKNDWEVAIHNFFANNTHSTELFHLDGKTDDTELPRKIREVNPDCVVAVGGDGTIKSVAEHLVDTGVPLGVLPAGSANGMARELNIPQDIDGSLNLLVDGQNRPVDCIDVNGELCIHLSDVGLNAQLVRYYQRNNLRGKLGYLRSVMQVLKKRRLLRVEINLDDQCVQRAAFMIVLANARMYGTGAVINPDGDPSDGKFEIVVFRRLTVWEIVKLFWRYQPFDSKNIEIFPATSIKIATHRKAYFQVDGEYQGRVTEIDAKIRPGALMMRLPA
- the fdhD gene encoding formate dehydrogenase accessory sulfurtransferase FdhD, coding for MSLVAPITIRKVTGDSIVEKPDLLAVEEPLEIRLGFGPMHDRQQRSVSVTMRTPGHDEELAMGFLYTEGIVHQREDIVSCRHCVQDEAKEGNVLRVELKPDVLVDWARLERNTFTSSSCGLCGKATIEAVMAETAGPVESDLLLDAAILHALPDRVRDAQRAFAYTGGIHAAALFDTDGTILLVREDIGRHNALDKLIGAAFWQGWLPLHTHGVFLSGRIGVELVQKSWKASIGLLGAVGAPSSLAVQMAQEAGITLAGFVRDDRFNIYTEPQRIRVGEQVVLQAPVG